CGGGCAGCACTCGAAGCGACGAGCGATTGCACGTCGGCCGGAGCGGGCAGGCAATCGCGGAGCAGGCGAGAGAGCCGCACGCGCTGGACGATCAGCACGAGGAACTGCGCGGCAACCACGAACAGCCAAGCGAACATTAACCAGGTTGTCCAGTGGATGGTACGCTCCGCTTCAAGGGTATCCGCGGTCATGCGCAAAGTTTGCGACGACGGTGTGCTGCTGACCGAGGAGGTCCCAGCGCCGCTAGCGGGTTGTATGGTTGTGACTGGTTCTAGGAGCGTAGCTTGCGACATGCTTTCCCTGGTGATGGCCTTGTCGGACCACCAGGCGGGGAGCCACTCGCCGGGCAGGGGGAGAGTCCAGAAGGGAATCAGCAAGAGCTTGATCGCCACGATCTGCCACAACCAATAACGCACGGACGGAGAGCTGCGCCGCAGCAGGCCTGCCATGCCCCAAATGAGGAGTGTCAGCAGGGTCGACTGCCACACATTCGAGACTATCCAGTGCGACCAAACGCTGCTCCAAGTCGAGATGGCTTCGAAGGTCATGTGAGGTGCCCTTGTTCGGTGGCGGTGAAGCTTGTGCGGAGGCCGTGAAATCAGTCCGAGGGTTCGTCTTCAAGCTTGCGGGCGATGGCACGCAGCGCCGCGAGATCTTTGGCCGAGAGCTTGCTCTGCCCGGCCAGATAGGCGACGAGGGGCGCCGTCGATCCCCCCAGGGTCTGCTCGACGAAGCGTGCCACGAGCTTCGGCATCAGCCGCTGCTCGGGCACGGCGGCGCGGAAGGTGACGGGGTTGGTATCGGCGACGCGCACGAGGAGCCCCTTCGCCTCGAGTCGCTGCATGGTCTTCAAGACGGTCGTGCGCGCGACATCCCGTTCCTCGCGCACGAGGTCCCAGATGCGCCGCTCCGTGCAGGGCTGCTCGCGCCACACGAGCTGGAGCACGGCGACTTCAAAATCGCCCAGGCTGGGAGGATCTGGCGGCATCGCGGTTCTCGTCATACGGCATCTGTCGTAAGTGCGGCCCGATCTTACGGCGGTTGCCGTATGATGTCAAGCGATCTTTCGCGAATACGACGCCACGACGCCAGGCAGTGCGGCGGTCGAGCAACGCTGTGCGCTCAAGCGAAGCGCAGGTCGGCGAGTGCCGCGTCGATCCAGGTGTCGCTGATTTCGCGTTCCTGGATTACCGAGTGCCACATCTGGCGCGACTCGGTGAAGGCACGCAGGTTGTGCAGCGCGGCGACGAGGGTGGCACGATCGAGTCCCAGATCGGCCGGCTGGTAACGCAGGCCGAGGCGATCCATGAGCGCCGTGATCCACTCGACGCGGTTCGCTTGCAGGCGGCAGAGCAGGTAGATGCCCAGTCCCACGATGTGGCCGTGGATGAAGGCGCGGCCGGTGCGTTCTTCGAGCTCGTAGAAAAGAAAGTGCTCGGAACCTTCCTCGACGCGGTAATGGCCCGCGGGAAGGCAGATGGTATTCACGCGCAGGTAGCCTTCGACGATCGCGCGCAGGCCGGCGTCGGTCACCTGGCGGATATCGTCCGCATGGCGTTCGACGTCCATGAGAATCGCACGAGCACGTTCGACGTCGCCTGTGCTGAAGGGAAACGTGGAGCGGCCGGCTCGTTCGGCGATTTCCCAATCGCGGCAGGCGGTGTGAATCGAGAGCAGATCTCCCACGCCGGCGATGTTCAGATCGGCCGGGGCGGTGCGAATGAGATCGTAATCGATCACCAGCGGATCGGGGCTCGCCTGGCCGAGGTAGACTACCTGCCGTTGGCGACGAATCGCCGCGGCAGGCGTGACGAAGGCGTCGACGCTGATAATCGTGGGAATCGAGATCAATCGCACGCCGCGCTTCCAGGCGAAATACTTGCCCAGGTCGATCGCCTGACCGCCGCCGACGGCGACGACAGCGTCGCAATCGGGCGTCGCGGCGACTTGGGCGTCGACGATCGCTTCTTCCATCGAGTCGACTTGGAGCACGGCAACGGGCTCGGCGCCGAGGCGATCGCGGACGAGCTGCCACGGCAGATCCATCGTGGTGACGACGAAGCGGCCGATGTCTCGCGCGAGGCCGTCTACCGCGCCCGCGCCGAAACGACTCGACACGACGTTGGTCCGACCGACAATCTGGGGAGAGGCTTCGAGCATGAGGTGAGTCGCCTGGCCCGTTTGTCGCGGGCTACCACGACTCGTTGTAGAGTCGGAGCATGTCGGTTTCGGTACACGGGCGCGGGTTCGTCAGATGGCAGCCATCTTGCATGGCCAGCGCCGCCAGCTTCGGCAGGTTCTCTCGCGGCACGTTCAAATCGCGCAGCGTGACAGTGATGCCGATCTGGCGATTGAACTCTGCCAGGAAGTCTGCCACCGCGGCAGCCGGGGTGTTGCCGGGAGAGACACCGAGGGCCTCGGACACGCGGCGGAATTGTTCGCTGTTCTTTTCGCCGTTGAAGCGGACCACGTGCGGCAGCACGACGGCGTTGGCCAGCCCGTGATGGACGTGATGTTCGCTCGACAGCGGATGGGCGAGCGAATGCGCGGCGCCGAGATCTTTTTGAAACGAAACCGCCCCCATCGAGGCCGCGATGAGCATATAGCCCCGCGCTGTGAGATCTTTTCCGTCCGCGACGGCGCGGGGAAGATGCTCGCGCACGATCCGCACGGCCTCGAGCGCGATCGCATCGCACATCGGGTGGAACACCGGGCAGACGTACGACTCGATGGCGTGCGTCATGGCGTCCATGCCGGTGGCGGCCGTGAGCCTGGCGGGCAGCCCTACCGTCAGTTCGGGATCGAGGATGGCCAACTCTGGCATGAGGGGGGGGCCGCCGAGTACCGTCTTGCGGTTCGTCTCGGACGAAGTGATGACGGTGCTGCGGCCGACTTCGCTCCCCGTGCCCGCGGTAGTGGGGATGCCGCACATGGGAATCAACTTCGGTGGCAACTGCGCGAGCGGGACGCTCGTCACCCGTTGCTGGGGGAAGGCGGCTTTAAGACGCACGGCTTTGGCGGCATCGAGCGCGCTGCCGCCGCCCAGCCCGATCACGGCATCGCAGCTCGCGCCGCGGTAGGCCTCCCACGCGTTCTCGATGTCCTGCTCGAGTGGGTTGGGATGCACGCCGGAAAAACTTGTCCAAGCGCCCGGCCACACTTGGTCGGCCGCTTCGACCGCCAGGCGATAGGCGTCGGTGCCGGGGAGCCCGCTGTCGGTCACGATCAACGGACGAGCGACGTGGTGTCGCTGGGCGAACTCGGCCAGCGTCGAGCGCGCCCCGGGGCCAAACTGAATCCGCGTCGGAAAACTGAACACCGTGATCGACATCGACACCCTCGCTGCGTGGTAAAGTCCGCGGCGAATCTACGCCTGCGGTGGGGGAGCGTCAAGCGGGGGGATAGGGGATGGATGGCTTGTCAGTCGCCTCAGTCGCCGGCGTCAGTTTAAGAAGACGAGTGCCAGCAGTGGGCGAAGGCCTGCCGAAGTGGCACGGTCATTCACGAAGGACGTGCAAACAACCAGTGCCTGGAATTGCTCAGGACAGCGCTCGATGAATTGCTCCGTTCCTTCTAGCTCGAGCATCATTGTCTCACCGGGCTTCAAGGGGCACACGATCCTGTCAGACCAGTTGAGGGGCCAAAACGTGCCATGCCGAGCCATCACGGTAACTCGCCGAACCACGTCGAAACAAAGGTGCATCGTATATTGAAAGTAGCCGCGAAATCGATCGTCACATCGACGCCCAGTCTCGTTACAATCTGCCGCAGGCTCGAATGCGACCGCGATGACTACTCGCACCATGTTCGATCGATTTCCACAAACTCGCTTGTGTCGAGGACAGCAACCTTGGCAGGAATCACGCGACACAGCGGTTTCCCACAATTCGCGGCGACACGTTCGCAGGGTACACGCATGCCAATGATCGTTCTATTTCTGGTCACTGTCTTGTTCGTCAGCACTGCGGCGGCGGACGAGAAGTTTCACCAGGTCGCCTGCGAGGGTCACTACCCCGAGCATCTGCAGGGCATTTGCGTCGACGACGGGGCGATCTACTGGTCGTTCACGACCTATCTCGTCAAAACCGCCCCGTCGGGCAAGCTGCTGAAGAAGGTGCCGGTGGCCGATCATCACGGCGATCTCTGCCATGCGGAGGGCAAACTCTACGTGGCGGTGAACCTGGGCAAGTTCAATGACCCCGCGGGCAACGCCGACTCGTGGGTCTATGTCTACGACGCCGACACGCTGGATGAATTGGCCAGGCATTCCGTGCCCGAGGCGTTCTATGGGGCCGGCGGCATTGCGAAGCGAGAGGGACATTACTTTGTCGTAGGGGGGCTGCCCGGCAAGGTGCAGGAAAACTATGTCTACGAATACGACGAGCAGTTCAAGTTCATCAAGAGGCATGTCATCCCGAGTGGCCATACGCACCTGGGCATCCAGACGGCGACCTTTGCCCACGATCGTTGGTGGTTCGGCTGCTATGGCTTTCCCAAGGTGCTGCTCGTGACCGATGCCGATTTCAAGCTCATGGGTCGTTATCAGTTCGACTGCTCGCTGGGGATCGTCGGCCTCGACAACGGACGGCTGCTGGCCGCGAGCGGTCGTCACGAAGGCGCGAAAGGACGCACTGGCTCGGCCCGCATCGCCTTGCCCGACGATCAGTCGGGCCTGCGTTATGAAGAACCATGACGCGCACGGGGCAGACCAACCTTACCACGGATCGTAGAGATACCAGATCGAACGACTTCCGCCGCCGGTGGGAGAGGTACGGAAAACCGTGTCCGACAGCCGCCGGATCTCTTCGTTGAGTGCGCTGAGTTGCCACTCGAGCTGCTTGTCGCGCGATTGACCGACCAGGGCTCGGCCACGCGCGAGATTGAGGCGGAGCAATTCCGCGCGAAGCCTGAGACGCTCGACGTCGAGCGTGTGTACCGTTCCCTGCATGCGTTTGTTCGCCGCCAGGGCACTTTGCCAACTTGCGTGGGCCGACTTCCATTGCGCCTCGGCTTCTGCCAACCAGACGTTGAATGAGTTGGCATCGCCTTGCTCCGCATCCTCGAGCGCAAGCCTGGCAATCTCGACATCGCGATAGTATTGCGCGAGCACGTTTACGGTGACGGTATTAGCCACCTTCTTGTTGCGCCCCTCGGCCCGATCGAGGCTGGCTTGCGCGAGCGCCAGCCTGGTCTTGGCATACTCGACGTCCAGGTTGACCGGTGGCGAGGGGAGATCTTCGGGAATCTCTTTCGCCGGCTCGTCTCCGATGGTCACTGCCAGTGAAACGACCAACACGACACTCGCGAGACCGAGATAGTTTTGCATGTCAGGGGTCCTTATGGACGACCGCGTGCTCGTCGCCCCGGATGGCACCTCGAAAGCCCCTGGTTGGGGCCGCCTATTCCCCACGTTAGGCTTGCTATTCTCCGAATGCCAGCCGGGGAATGGCGGGTATCACGTAGGACGTTGAATCGTGCTGTTTTCTCAATCAGAATAGGCCAGCAGCCAGGCGGCGGTTGGCCCCTTGGGGTGCGATGGCTCCAGAAAACAGCCGATCCCCAGCGCTCGAGAAGGAACTTTTGGCGACGAAATGTCATCTCAATCGAGCGTCGGTGAGATGGAGATGGAAACCCGCGAACTCTACTTCGAGCGAGACTCCTCATGTCGCAAGTCATTCCTGGTTTGCCCCCCGGTGCCACGCCCGCTCAGGCCCAGCAATACGCCATGCTGCTGACGCAGTATTGGCAAGCAATCTACAGCGGCAACGCGCAATCGGCCCAACTGGCCTATCAGCAGTTGTGTCAGCTCGTGGCGCCGTCGATGCAGAATTCGTCCTGGCTGGTTGGGCTGATCCCGATCGTGCGTTCGGCACTGGGCTATCTTGGCATGGCCGCCAGCCAGGTGATGGGCATCTGCGCGTATTTGGCGCGCATCGCGGCGGGAGCCGTCTTGGCCGTGCTGACGCCGGGTGAATTGGCTTTCGTTCTGGGCTGCATCCTGTTGGCACTGCTGTACACATTTCTGATGCAGCGGTTCTACAACAAGATCGATGCGGCCAAGGCGCAGGCCGCCCTGAATAACCCGACGTACGGCCCGGTCTGGCCGATCGAGAATCGGCGTTTGCAGCAAGGGATCGTCGTGCAGACGGTGTAGACGCGAGCCACGGCCGAAGCGTTCACCGCTGGCGCCGCGACGAGCAGCATCGCGCGCTGCCGGTGCTATGGCAATGCCGCGTGGTGGAAGCTGAAGCCTGTCCTGCGCCGGCAGCTTCCTTTCAGCGCACAAGGGAACGTGCCAGGTTTCGCCAGGCGCGGCTCAACTCCGTGGCTGCTGTGCCGGTGCCCAGCCGGAGTTTGAAGACACGGTTCGTTCAGTCGAGCAGGTTGTCGATGCGTCGACGGCATCCACTGCAGACGAGCGAATGCTCATCGCTCAAGTCGGTCGAGTGACATTCTTGCAGAAATTCGATGCTGCCCGGCGTGTCGCCGTGATCGAAGTCGGGCGTGAAAGCCGAACCGGCCATCGACGCGCCACACACGCTGCACGCCGCCTTGCCGATGTTTTCGACGACGCCGGCCGAAAGTGCCTTCCATTGCATCTCGCAGACCCTCCTGGAAAACGATTTCGCTCGCCACACGGCGGAAAGTATCGCGAAACAGGGGGCGGCAGTCTACGGCGAATCGAGTCCGGCCACGGCTCATCGAAAAAGGGATGGCAGCCGCGATGGCGTGAGCGGGCGGGGTGAGTGCTAGCAGGCCGGGGAAGTGTTCTTCAGCCTGCGAACCTGGCGAGGGGGAAGAATGCCACGAGTGCATTCTTCCCCAGGCTGCTAGCACCGCCTCCCCCGTGGCCGCGGTGTGCCTTAGACGGCGCACGGCTCTGGCAAGGCAGGCTCGGGCCCCCCCTGCACGAAGCAGCGATTGCGCCCCGCGGCCTTGGCGGAATAGAGCGCCGAATCGGAACGCTTCACGCACGAGGTGGGATCGTCGTCGGGCTGGGCCTCGCTGATGCCGATGCTGAGCGTGAAATGGTGCTCCTTGTCGTCGATCGAGACGGTGCGATTCGCCACGGCCGTGCGAAAGCGTTCGCCGACGCGGGTCGCATAGCGGAGCGTTTCGCCCACCAGAATCACGGCGAACTCGTCGCCACCAATGCGGCAGACCATTGCCGCCGTGGGGGCGGTCTCGGACAAGATTTTCGCCACGAACTGCAGGGCCTCGTCGCCGACGTGGTGTCCACAGGTGTCGTTGATCGTCTTGAAGTGATCGAGGTCGATCAGAATCAGCGCGAGCGACGTACCCTGCCGTTGACGTTGCGTCAGGCGGCGCGCCAATTCCATGTCGAACGACCGGCGATTCGCCAGCCCGGTCAGCACGTCGGTGTGCGCCTGCGACTGGTGCGACTCGATCTGCTTTTTCTGAATCGAGATCTGCACCAGCGACAGCGTGCCCATCATCAACGAGATCGACACGATGACGATGAGAAACGAGCTCGATCCGGCG
This genomic stretch from Pirellulales bacterium harbors:
- a CDS encoding M56 family metallopeptidase codes for the protein MTFEAISTWSSVWSHWIVSNVWQSTLLTLLIWGMAGLLRRSSPSVRYWLWQIVAIKLLLIPFWTLPLPGEWLPAWWSDKAITRESMSQATLLEPVTTIQPASGAGTSSVSSTPSSQTLRMTADTLEAERTIHWTTWLMFAWLFVVAAQFLVLIVQRVRLSRLLRDCLPAPADVQSLVASSAARLNLAPVPQALVTELDCSPFVCGIWRPVLVLPQGLQSMLADSELEPVLMHELAHVRRRDLLWNWLPQLARMLFFFHPIAYWASFRIRLEAELACDGLAMNTTGKSVSQYAELLVRVVSRLSEPSLLRSSSVASAGLSGQFAHRTNQEDR
- a CDS encoding BlaI/MecI/CopY family transcriptional regulator: MPPDPPSLGDFEVAVLQLVWREQPCTERRIWDLVREERDVARTTVLKTMQRLEAKGLLVRVADTNPVTFRAAVPEQRLMPKLVARFVEQTLGGSTAPLVAYLAGQSKLSAKDLAALRAIARKLEDEPSD
- a CDS encoding iron-containing alcohol dehydrogenase produces the protein MLEASPQIVGRTNVVSSRFGAGAVDGLARDIGRFVVTTMDLPWQLVRDRLGAEPVAVLQVDSMEEAIVDAQVAATPDCDAVVAVGGGQAIDLGKYFAWKRGVRLISIPTIISVDAFVTPAAAIRRQRQVVYLGQASPDPLVIDYDLIRTAPADLNIAGVGDLLSIHTACRDWEIAERAGRSTFPFSTGDVERARAILMDVERHADDIRQVTDAGLRAIVEGYLRVNTICLPAGHYRVEEGSEHFLFYELEERTGRAFIHGHIVGLGIYLLCRLQANRVEWITALMDRLGLRYQPADLGLDRATLVAALHNLRAFTESRQMWHSVIQEREISDTWIDAALADLRFA
- a CDS encoding iron-containing alcohol dehydrogenase encodes the protein MSITVFSFPTRIQFGPGARSTLAEFAQRHHVARPLIVTDSGLPGTDAYRLAVEAADQVWPGAWTSFSGVHPNPLEQDIENAWEAYRGASCDAVIGLGGGSALDAAKAVRLKAAFPQQRVTSVPLAQLPPKLIPMCGIPTTAGTGSEVGRSTVITSSETNRKTVLGGPPLMPELAILDPELTVGLPARLTAATGMDAMTHAIESYVCPVFHPMCDAIALEAVRIVREHLPRAVADGKDLTARGYMLIAASMGAVSFQKDLGAAHSLAHPLSSEHHVHHGLANAVVLPHVVRFNGEKNSEQFRRVSEALGVSPGNTPAAAVADFLAEFNRQIGITVTLRDLNVPRENLPKLAALAMQDGCHLTNPRPCTETDMLRLYNESW
- a CDS encoding GGDEF domain-containing protein — encoded protein: MHALSHFWPPFFYFMLGFAGISGLLAIISPKAFAAVAGYSNRLVNASQTDTVFDKWIDIDRFVLQHARYFGLLVTVSVVYLWFLWTYGRNAGSSSFLIVIVSISLMMGTLSLVQISIQKKQIESHQSQAHTDVLTGLANRRSFDMELARRLTQRQRQGTSLALILIDLDHFKTINDTCGHHVGDEALQFVAKILSETAPTAAMVCRIGGDEFAVILVGETLRYATRVGERFRTAVANRTVSIDDKEHHFTLSIGISEAQPDDDPTSCVKRSDSALYSAKAAGRNRCFVQGGPEPALPEPCAV